The following proteins are co-located in the Vidua macroura isolate BioBank_ID:100142 chromosome 1, ASM2450914v1, whole genome shotgun sequence genome:
- the LOC128813036 gene encoding carboxymethylenebutenolidase homolog, with protein sequence MADPFLYNTGERSHYGCLGHEVQIEYLKAYVCRPSFSTDKAVIVVHDVFGWQFPDIRYIVDLMAGHGYITICPDFFKGTKPWTSIDHWADFPDWMKNHDPMKVDKEADVVLKYLKEQCGAKKIGIVGFSWGGMAVHHLMLKNPQLTAGVSLYGIVRDSEERYSLLNPTFFIFGEKDHTISLDQIFLLEDKLKQYCKVPYKIKVYPGQVHGFAQLKPEDMKPDDKPYIEEARRDMIDWIKMFV encoded by the exons ATGGCTGATCCTTTTCTATATAATACAGGAGAAAGGTCTCACTATGGGTGCCTTGGCCATGAAGTACAAATTGAGTACCTTAAAGCATATGTTTGTAGACCATCTTTTTCCACGGACAAAGCTGTGATTGTGGTTCATGATGTATTTGGATGGCAGTTCCCAGACATTAGATACATAGTTGATTTGATGGCAGGTCATGGATATAT AACCATCTGCCCAGACTTCTTCAAGGGAACAAAACCCTGGACATCTATAGATCACTGGGCTGACTTTCCTGACTGGATGAAAAATCATGATCCTATGAAAGTAGACAA GGAAGCTGATGTTGTCTTGAAGTATCTAAAGGAACAATGCGGTGCAAAGAAGATTGGTATCGTTGGGTTTTCCTGGGGTGGAATGGCAGTACATCACTTGATGCTGAAAAATCCTCAATTAACCGCTGGGGTGTCCCTCTATG GAATAGTTAGAGACTCTGAAGAAAGATACAGTTTACTAAATCCCACGTTTTTCATTTTTGGTGAGAAAGACCACACTATTTCTTTGGATCAG atCTTCTTATTGGAGGACAAGCTGAAACAGTATTGTAAAGTTCcatataaaattaaagtttatCCTGGACAAGTGCATGGGTTTGCACAACTGAAGCCAGAAGATATGAAACCTGATGATAAACCTTATATTGAAGAAGCTAGAAGGGATATGATTGATTGGATCAAAATGTTTGTTTGA